The genomic interval GCGACCGAGAGCCGTATCGACGCCGCGAGCCGCAGCGTGCTGCGCGAGATGCTCGAGTCGAGCTGGCTCGTGACGGTGTTCGCCGTCGTGGCCGCGCTCGTGCTCGGCGCGGTCCTCATCGCTGCCGCCGACGCGCGCGTGCAGGAGTCGGCGGGCTGGCTGTTCGCGCGGCCCACGGACTTCCTCCGTGCGATCGCCGACGCCGTCGGCGGGGCCTACTCCGCGCTGTTCCAGGGTGCGGTCATCAACTTCTCGGGCAACGGGTTCGCCCGCGTGATCCGGCCGATCACCGAGACGATGACGGTCGCCACCCCGCTCATCTTCGCGGGCCTGGGCATCGGCATCGGCTTCCGGGCCGGCCTGTTCAACATCGGCGCGCAGGGCCAGATCATCCTCGGCGGCGTGCTCGGCGCGTACGTCGGCTTCACGTTCGACCTGCCCGCAGGCCTGCACCTGCTGCTCGCCGTGCTCGGCGCGGCGCTCGGCGGTGCGATCTGGGCGTCGATCGCGGGCGTCCTCAAGGCCACGACCGGGGCCAACGAGGTCATCGTCACGATCATGCTCAACAACGTGGCGATCTACCTCATCGGGTACCTGCTCACCACCACGGCGTTCCGGCGCCCCGGCGGAGCCAACCCGATCAGCCCGCAGATCCCGGACAGCGCCACCTACCCGCTCCTGCTCGGGCGCGACTTCCGGCTCCACCTCGGGTTCGTCCTCGCGCTGCTCGCCGCCCTGGGTGTGTGGTGGCTCATGGAGCGTTCGACGCTCGGCCTGCGGTTCCGTGCCGTGGGCGCCAACCCGAGCGCTGCCCGCACCGCGGGCATGTCCGTCCCGTGGGTGACCGTGTGGGTCATGGCCATCGCCGGCGGACTCGCCGGCCTGGCCGGATCGGCCCAGGTGCTCGGCACCGAACGCGTGCTGACGTCGGGCGTGGCCGCGAGCTTCGGGTTCGACGCCATCACGGTCGCGCTGCTCGGCCGCTCCAAGCCGCTCGGCACCGTGTTCGCGGGCCTGCTGTTCGGAGGCCTGCGGGCCGGCGGGTTCGCGATGCAGATCCGCACCGGCACCCCCATCGACATCGTGCTCGTCGTCCAGTCGTTCATCGTGCTGTTCATCGCGGCACCGCCGCTCGTGCGAGCCATCTTCCGGCTGCCCACCCCCGGAGGCTCCGCGCGCACCAAGAAGCGCGCGGCCAAGACCACGTCCCTCTCGGCGCAGGAGGCCGGCGCATGAACCGATCCGTCGAGGCAGCACGCACCGCCCGCACGGAGGTCCAGCGATGAGCGCCGCGACGGCGACCCGCCCGGCACCCGGCGCCCACCGCGCGGCCCCGCTCCCGCCGATCTCCTGGAAGCTGCCGATCGCGCTGACGGCGCTCGGCGTCGTCGCGCTCGTCGCCTTCGGCATCCTGCCCACGTCGGGCACCACGACGACGTTCCGCATCTCGACCGCGACCGACCTGTTCCAGATCGCCCCCGTCTCCGTGGGCTCGGTGTCGACGTCGCTCGTGCTCAGCCTCGTCGCGCTGGTCCTGGCCGGGCTTGCCTGGTGGGCCGCCGCCACGCGCCGCCACCTGGGCTGGTGGCTGCCCGTGCTGTTCGGCGTGCTGTGGATCGTGGCGTTCCTCAGCTGGGCCGGGTCGGGCAAGACCATCCCCCTGACCGGCCTGCTCTCCGGTGCGCTGTTCCTGGCGGTGCCGCTCGTCTTCGGTTCGATGTCCGGCATCCTGTGCGAGCGCGTCGGCATCATCAACATCGCGATCGAAGGCCAGCTCCTGGCCGGGGCGTTCCTCGCCGCCGTCGTCGCCTCGCTCACCGGAAGCCCCTACATCGGGCTGATCGCGGCCCCTGTCGCGGGCGCCATCGTCGGACTCCTGCTGGTGATCTTCGCGGTGCGGTACTGGGTCGACCAGATCATCGTCGGCGTCGTGCTCAACGTGCTCGTCGTCGGCGTGACCAACTACCTGTTCTCGACGGTGCTCACCAACGACCCCACGACGTGGAACCGGCGCACCCCGCTGCCCGTCCTGCCCATCCCCGGGCTCGCGGACATCCCGATCCTCGGCCCCGTCCTGTTCCGCCAGACGCTGCTCGTCTACCTCATGTACGTCGCCGTCGCGGTGCTGCACGTCTACCTCTTCCGCAGCCGGTGGGGCCTGCGGCTGCGCGCCGTGGGGGAGCACCCCAAGGCCGCCGACACCGTGGGCATCAAGGTCAACCGCACACGCGTCAAGAACGCGATCCTCGGCGGGGCCGTGGCCGGGCTGGGCGGGGCGTTCTTCACCGTCGCGGCCGGCCTGGCGTTCGGCCGCGAGATGACCGGCGGCAAGGGCTACATCGCCCTGGCCGCCATGATTCTCGGCCGGTGGAACCCGCTGGGCGCCCTCGCCGCCGCGCTGCTGTTCGGGTTCTCCGACAACCTCCAGACGGTGCTCGGCATCGTCGGGACGCCCATCCCCAGCCAGGTCATGCTCATGACGCCCTACCTCGTGACGATCTTCGCGGTCGCCGGGCTGGTCGGCCGGGTGCGGGCACCCGCGTCCGAGGGCATCCCGTACAAGAAGTGAGGGCCGCATGACCGAGTTCGACGCGCACGGTCGCGCAACGACCGGAGCGGCGCAGATCGACTGGGACGCGCTGCGCGGCCACGCCCGCAAGGCGATGACCCGCGCGTACGCGCCCTACTCGGGCTACGCCGTCGGGGCGGCCGGGCTGGTCGACGACGGTCGCGTCGTCGTCGGCTGCAACGTCGAGAACGCCGCCTACGGCGTGACGCTGTGCGCCGAGTGCGGGCTGGTCTCCCAGCTCGTCGAGAGCGGCGGGGGACGCCTCGTGGCGTTCGCGTGCGTCGACGCGCGCGGCGTCGCGATCATGCCGTGCGGGCGCTGCCGCCAGCTCCTGTGGGAGCACGGCGGGCCCACGCTGCTCGTCGACACCCCGCGCGGGATCGAGCCGATGACCCAGGTGCTGCCACAGGCGTTCGGCCCCGACGACCTCGACGTCGTGCACCACTACCTGGAAGGCGAGCAATGAGCCCCGAACCGTTCGACGCCGTCGACGTCATCCGCACCAAGCGCGACAAGGAACACCTGTCCGTCGGGCAGATCGACTGGGTCATCGACGCCTACACGCGCGGCGTCGTCGCCGAGGAGCAGATGTCCGCGCTCGCAATGGCCATCTTCCTCAACGGCATGAGCCGCAGCGAGCTCGAACGCTGGACGCAGGCCATGATCGACTCGGGCGAGCGGCTCGACTACTCCGGGCTCGGCATCCCGACCGCCGACAAGCACTCCACGGGCGGCGTCGGCGACAAGATCACGCTGCCGCTCGCCCCGCTCGTCGCCACGTTCGGCGTCGCCGTCCCGCAGCTCTCCGGCCGAGGACTGGGGCACACGGGCGGCACGCTCGACAAGCTCGAGGCGATCCCGGGGTGGCGGGCGACGCTGAGCAACGACGAGGTGCACGCCCAGCTCGCCTCGGTCGGCGCCGTCATCTGCGCGGCCGGACCGGGTCTCGCCCCCGCCGACAAGAAGCTCTACGCGCTGCGCGACGTCACCTCGACCGTCGAGTCCGTCCCGCTCATCGCCAGCTCGATCATGAGCAAGAAGATCGCCGAGGGCACGGGTGCGCTCGTGCTCGACGTCAAGGTCGGCTCCGGCGCCTTCATGAAGGACCTGGACGCGGCACGCACCCTCGCACGCGCCATGGTCGACCTCGGCACCGACGCCGGCGTCACCACCGTGGCACTCCTCACCGACATGGCGACGCCCCTCGGCCTCACCGCCGGCAACGCGCTCGAGGTCCGCGAGTCGGTCGAGGTGCTCGCCGGCGGCGGCCCCGCCGACGTCGTCGACCTGACCGTGGCGCTCGCCGTCGAGATGCTCGCCGCGGCCGGGCGCCCCGTCGAGGAGCCCGAGGTGCGCGCGGCCCTCGCGGACGGCCGCGCGATGGACGTATGGCGGCGCATGATCATCGCCCAGGGAGGCGACCCCGACGCGCCCCTGCCGACGGCGGCCGCCACCGAGCAGGTCGTCGCGGAGGCCGACGGCGTGCTCGCGCGGCTCGACGCGTACGGCGTCGGCGTCGCCGCGTGGCGGCTCGGGGCCGGGCGCGCGCGCCGGGAGGACCCGGTGCAGCTCGGCGCGGGCGTCGAGATCCACGCCAAGCCCGGCGACGTCGTGGTTCAGGGACAGCCCATCCTCACCCTGCACACCGACACCCCCGAGCGGTTCGCGCGCGCGCACGAGGCGCTCGACGGCGCCTGGGAGGTGGCACCACCCGGGACCGCGATCAGCCGCCGCCCCGTCGTTCTCGACCGGATCCGCTGAGCAGATGCGGAAAGGACTACGGCTGACCGACCTGCTCGCGCGCCTGCACGTGTTTGCCGGGCCGGTACCTGGCGAGCAGGCACCCGCCGACGAAGCACCCGCACCTGCCGGCAACGCACCTGGGCGAGCGGAGGCGGGCGCGCCTGTGCCCGTGCGGCCCGCCGCGCAGGTGCCCGGTGGTGCGCAGCCGGGTCCGCCGGTGCGTCCCGCCGACACGGCGCGCATGCGTCCCGCGACGGCGGCGCCTGTCGCGGAGGGATCCGACGATGTGCCGACCGGTGCGCGCGTGCGTCCTGCCGCCGAGGCTCCTGGCGGCGCGCGGGCAGGTTCGCCTGCGCGCCCCGCCGGCGCGGCGTCGGTGCGTCCGGCGGCGACGGTGCCAGCCGCTGAGGTGCCCGGTGATGGGCAAGCGGGTCTGGACGTGCCCGCCGCGGCGCAGGCCCCTGATGGTGCGCAGGCCGCTGATGGTGCGCGGACCTCTGATGGTGCGCAGGCGCCCGGTCGTGCGCGGACGGGTGGTGGCGCGCGGGCGGGTTCGGCGGTGCGTCCTGCTGGCCCGGGGCGGTGCGTCCTGCCGTGGCGGTGCCTGTCGCTGGGGAGCCCGACGATGTGCGTCCCGCTGGCCCCGGGTCGGTGCGTCCTGCCGTGGCGGTGCCTGTCGCTGGGGAGCCCGACGATGTGCGTCCCGCTGGCCCCGGGTCGGTGCGTCCTGCCGTGGCGGTGCCTGTCGCTGGGGAGCCCGACGATGTGCGTCCCGCTGGCCCCGGGTCGGTGCGTCCTGCCGTGGCGGTGCCTGTCGCTGGGGAGCCCGACGATGCGCGTCCCGTTGCGGGCGCGCGTCCTGCTGAGGGGTCCGGCAGCGGGCAAGCGGGCGCCCGCGTGCGCCCTGCCGCGCAACGGCCTGGTACCGCGCACGCAGCCACGCCGCCGCGTCCCGCGGCCGCCGCGCCCTCAGCAGGGGAACCCGATGGTGCACCGGCACCGGCACCGGCACGGGCACCGGCGCTCCCGCGTACCGCAGCGGCGGCAGATGCTGCTGGGGGGCGTGAAGACTCGCGAGCGGCCGCGCCCGTGCGGCCCGCGTCCGCGCACGTGGCTCAGAGGGCGTCCGACGAGGCGGACCCCAGCGAGCAGCAGCCCGGTGACCGGGGGGTGGCCGCGCTCGGCAGCGACGTGGCCGACGCGCTGCGTGAGGTCGGCGGTGCGGCACGGCGCTCGGTGCTCGACCCGCTCGGGCGGGACCGCGGGCCGGGGCGCGTCGGGCATCCCGAGCGTGTCGCCCTGCCGTTCCTCGACGACGCCGCAGCGGCGGTCGCAGCCCGGCAGATCGACGAGACCACGTGCGGAGCGGCCGTGCTGACGATGCTGGCCATGGCGGGCAGCCCGCGCCTTGCGCTGCACGTCGCTCGTGATCCCGGGCAGCGGTTCGCCGCGATCCAGCGACAGGTGCACCGTGCGAGCTCGCGGTCTGGGGTGCTGCCCTGGCCGCGCCGCTTCGGCACGGCGCCATGGGCGGCGGCCGCCGTCGCGCGATTCGGTGACGTGCGGTTCACGCATCGAGTCGTCGGCGGAGGGGACCGGGGTGCGGCCGTGCTGCGTGCGGCGGTCGCGGCGGCGTCGGCGGGCGTTCCGGTGCCGCTGTACTCGGGCGGCGATCTCGGTGGGGCGTGGCAGGACGCGGTGCCGCGCCACGTCGTGCTGCTGGCCGACGTGTGGCCGGGTGAGGGCGTCGTGCGGGTGTACGAGCCGTCGTCGGCGACGATGCACACGGTGCCGACCGCCGTCCTGCTCGACCCGGAGTGGGCGACCGAGCACGACCGCTCGGTGCTGACGGCAGCACTGGGCGCGTGGCCGCACGTCGTGTGGGCCGTGCTCCCGCGCTGACGGCGTGGGGCAGCCCGGGGACGCGCCGCGGCCCGAGGTGCAGCCCTGGTGTGCGGGCGGGACGATGGGTGGACCCGCCGAGGAGGGAGACTCGCATGAGCACCCAGCCTGGTCGGGACGCCTGGCGTGACGCCGGTGTCGCCGAACCTGACCTGCACGAGCGCGAGGTCCGGGCGCTGGATCCGGACGACGCCGCGGATCCCGAGGGCGTGGTCAACCTGGTGGAGGAGGCGCTCGCCGTGGTGGGCCAGCGTGTGAGCGCGGCCTCCGCCGAGGAGTACCGGCCGGCCGCACCTCGCCCCGACCTGGAGGGCCTGGCCGACGAGGCCGACGTCGCCGACCAGGCCGACGAGATCCAACCCCTGACGAGGAAGACACCTACACGGCCCCGACCCCTCCCACCCCAGACCCCGCCGACGAGCCGTGACCCACGAGCTCTCCCCGGTCAGGTCGGCAGTCTGTCGTCATCTCGTGCCCCGGGGGCACGCGCTGACGACCGACTGCCGACCTGACGCCCGGACGGCGGCAGGACGCGACGCAAGGGCCCGTTGGGGGCGCTTGGCGGCTGTGCGGCGGTTAGGTTGGGCGCATGACCGACGACCGCCTCGTGGACCTCGTTCCCGAACTCCCGAAGGTTCTTCTGCACGACCACCTCGACGGCGGTCTGCGCCCGCAGACGGTGCTCGAGCTCGCCGACGCCGTGGGCCACCGCCTGCCGGTCGAGGACGCCGACAGCCTGGCCGACTGGTTCCAGCAGGCGGCCGACTCCGGCTCGCTGGTCCGGTACCTGGAGACCTTCGACCACACCATCGCCGTCATGCAGACGCCCGAGGCGCTCGCGCGCGTCGCCAAGGAGGCCGTGCTCGACCTCGCGGCCGACGGCGTGGTGTACGCCGAGCAGCGCTGGGCGCCCGAGCAGCACCTGACCAAGGGCCTGAGCCTGCCGGAGACGGTCGAGGCCGTGCAGGCCGGCATCGACGAGGGCATCGCGCTCGCTGCGGCCGACGGCCGCACCATCCGGGTGGGCCAGATCGTCACCGCGATGCGGCACGCCGACCGGTGGTCCGAGATCGCCGAGCTCGCGGTCTCCTACCGCGGCGCTGGTGTCGTCGGCTTCGACATC from Xylanimonas allomyrinae carries:
- a CDS encoding ABC transporter permease; this encodes MSEATTPPGPATEPPAPAQTPATESRIDAASRSVLREMLESSWLVTVFAVVAALVLGAVLIAAADARVQESAGWLFARPTDFLRAIADAVGGAYSALFQGAVINFSGNGFARVIRPITETMTVATPLIFAGLGIGIGFRAGLFNIGAQGQIILGGVLGAYVGFTFDLPAGLHLLLAVLGAALGGAIWASIAGVLKATTGANEVIVTIMLNNVAIYLIGYLLTTTAFRRPGGANPISPQIPDSATYPLLLGRDFRLHLGFVLALLAALGVWWLMERSTLGLRFRAVGANPSAARTAGMSVPWVTVWVMAIAGGLAGLAGSAQVLGTERVLTSGVAASFGFDAITVALLGRSKPLGTVFAGLLFGGLRAGGFAMQIRTGTPIDIVLVVQSFIVLFIAAPPLVRAIFRLPTPGGSARTKKRAAKTTSLSAQEAGA
- a CDS encoding ABC transporter permease, which codes for MSAATATRPAPGAHRAAPLPPISWKLPIALTALGVVALVAFGILPTSGTTTTFRISTATDLFQIAPVSVGSVSTSLVLSLVALVLAGLAWWAAATRRHLGWWLPVLFGVLWIVAFLSWAGSGKTIPLTGLLSGALFLAVPLVFGSMSGILCERVGIINIAIEGQLLAGAFLAAVVASLTGSPYIGLIAAPVAGAIVGLLLVIFAVRYWVDQIIVGVVLNVLVVGVTNYLFSTVLTNDPTTWNRRTPLPVLPIPGLADIPILGPVLFRQTLLVYLMYVAVAVLHVYLFRSRWGLRLRAVGEHPKAADTVGIKVNRTRVKNAILGGAVAGLGGAFFTVAAGLAFGREMTGGKGYIALAAMILGRWNPLGALAAALLFGFSDNLQTVLGIVGTPIPSQVMLMTPYLVTIFAVAGLVGRVRAPASEGIPYKK
- a CDS encoding cytidine deaminase; translation: MTEFDAHGRATTGAAQIDWDALRGHARKAMTRAYAPYSGYAVGAAGLVDDGRVVVGCNVENAAYGVTLCAECGLVSQLVESGGGRLVAFACVDARGVAIMPCGRCRQLLWEHGGPTLLVDTPRGIEPMTQVLPQAFGPDDLDVVHHYLEGEQ
- a CDS encoding thymidine phosphorylase; this translates as MSPEPFDAVDVIRTKRDKEHLSVGQIDWVIDAYTRGVVAEEQMSALAMAIFLNGMSRSELERWTQAMIDSGERLDYSGLGIPTADKHSTGGVGDKITLPLAPLVATFGVAVPQLSGRGLGHTGGTLDKLEAIPGWRATLSNDEVHAQLASVGAVICAAGPGLAPADKKLYALRDVTSTVESVPLIASSIMSKKIAEGTGALVLDVKVGSGAFMKDLDAARTLARAMVDLGTDAGVTTVALLTDMATPLGLTAGNALEVRESVEVLAGGGPADVVDLTVALAVEMLAAAGRPVEEPEVRAALADGRAMDVWRRMIIAQGGDPDAPLPTAAATEQVVAEADGVLARLDAYGVGVAAWRLGAGRARREDPVQLGAGVEIHAKPGDVVVQGQPILTLHTDTPERFARAHEALDGAWEVAPPGTAISRRPVVLDRIR